The region GGTAGTTATGAACCTGCCAAAAAAAGGAACGGAAAATTTCCGTCCCTCTTTATTGCTTATAATCCGCATTTTAGCTGGGCTCCGCAGCTCGTACAGGTGTTACAACCACCAATATCTTCCACACTGCCCTTTCGACAAACCGGACACGTATCACCGACTTCTGAGCCGATGGTGACATTGGTCTTATCTAATTCCTGAATTGTATCCATCAGCACAACTTTCGGCTTCTCTGTATCCTCATCAAAGAGTTCGGTTTGTTCACCAAATGAGTTTTCTTCAGCCTTCAATGTCAGAACTTGCGTATCCCGACTTCCATCAACATAGACCGTACCGCCTTTTGCTCCACCGTTATATAATCTGCGGTAAACTTTCTCAACCTGGTCCACTGTATATCCTTTCGGAGCATTAACTGTTTTGGAAATGGAACTGTCCACCCAACGCTGGATCACGCATTGTGTATCAGCGTGTGCTTCCGGCGCTAGATCCATTGCTGTCACAAAGAAATCCGGTAAATTTTCCGTATCGTCTTTCTGATTTCGACCAAGGTACTCTTCAACGATATCCGCTTTCACCTCAATAAATTTGCCAAGCCGTCCGCTTCTGTAGTAAGAAAAAGAAAAATATGGTTCTAGTCCGGTTGATACACCAACCATCGTACCGGTGGATCCAGTTGGAGCCACTGTTAGCAAGTGTGAGTTACGAATCCCATGGTCCAATATATTCTGCCTGATATCTTCCGGCATCTTCTTCATGTAGCCTGTATTGATAAATGCTTCGCGTAATGATCTGGTTTCATCATCCGTCTTTCCTGTCAGAAAAGGAAAACTTCCTTTTTCCTTCGCTAACTCAATCGATTCACGATATGCAGTCGTCGCAATTGCTTCAAAAATTTGGTCAACCAGTTTATTTCCTTCCGTGGACCCGTATTCAGTTTGGCAGTATATCAACAGATCATGAAGACCCATTACGCCAAGGCCAACCCGACGTTCACCAAGCGCCTGCTTTTTGTTTTCCTCCAAAAAATATGGCGTTGCATCAATCACATTATCCTGCATTCGAACACCGGTTTTTACGGTTTGTTTTAATTTTTCAAAGTTTACCTGGTTCGTTTCTTTATCGGCCATTTCTGCTAGGTTAACTGCTGCAAGATTACATACGGAATACGGTGCCAGTGGCTGTTCTCCACATGGGTTGGTTGCAACAACCTGATCTCCATACGCTCTTGCATTCGTCATCTCGTTGGCATTATCAATATAGAAAATCCCCGGCTCTGCGGAATATGTGGCACAAATGTTAATCAGATTCCATAATTCACGAGCCGGTACTCTGTTGTAAACACGAACTCCGTATCCCATTTCTTCCCATTTCCGAACATCGCCGATTTCATGCCATTTTTCATTATATGCCGTCATCTCCTCCGGTGAGTAATTTTCCACGTCAGGAAAGCGCAGCTCATACATTTCATCATTTTCGATTGCATCCATCAAATCTTTTGTAATGCAAACGGAAATATTTGCACCGGTAAGAAACTCGGGATTGTGAACCGAATACGTCCCGCCAGTCAGCAGTTTCTGTTCCGCCTCTTTAAACGCCGCCTGTGTAAACCCACCTTGTCCAGGGATGGAACGATAATTAAGTATCCCCTGATACAGATCAGATTCTGTTTCCGTAAGCGGTGTGAACTTCAGTTTTTCCTGCGCTAATCGCTTTATTTGTTCATCCTCGGTATTCTCAATCAGATAACGGAGGATTCTCGGGTTCTGCATTTTGGAGATAATGAACTCCATTACGTCCGGGTGTGAATCTACCAGCATAATCATTTGAGCGCCCCGTCTTGAACCGCCCTGTTCCACCAGGTGTGTAAGCTTGGCAATGTCATCAAGCCACGAGACTGACCCGGATGATTTACCGTTAACACCTCTTGCCAGTGTGTTTCGGGGCCTTAAAGTCGAACCATTCGTTCCTACCCCGCCACCCCGTGACATTATTTCCATAACCTGTTTGCGGTGATCAGAAATACCTTCCCGTGAGTCCCGGATATAGGGCATAACATAACAATTAAAATACGTTACATCCGTCTCAGCACCAGCTCCATATAGTACACGGCCTGCCGGGATGAAATTCATGCTGCTTAGCTCATCATTAAATTTTTCAAACCATTTCGCTTGTTTCTCATCTGATGTTTCCACGTTTGCAAGTCCGGTAGCATTTCTTTTGGCAATTTGCTCATAAAAAATCTCCAATGGTTTGTCAATTACATCCAATGGCCGGGTAACAATTCCGGATGATGCTTCCTCTTCATCGTCCAATACAGATGAAAATTCTGCATCAACTTTTATTTTTGCCTGTTTGCTTGACCAATTCACAGATTTCACATATCCTAATCCACGTGCAGGGAATTTAGGGTCTGCCTTCACTGTAAGGACTACAAAATCTCCTGCTTTCAATGTTTTTTTCTCCGTATCCTTAAAGGCGTACCTGTCCAGCATGACTAACCGCGACACTCCCTTATGTGTCAGTTTCATGTCGTCTGTCACAGGATGAACCTGCGGGAATAATTTGATATCCTCATTTAATGTTTGCAAATCGATGTTTCTGCTCTTTTCTACAGCAATCGACATATCCATCGCCCCTTGCTAATTTCTTGTTGTTATAAACATACCATACACTACCTTATAAAAACAATATATAGTACTCGTATTTTTTAACGAACACTATATATGGTGAATTGAGCGAAAATCGCTCAAATTGTCAACACAAGAAAAACAACAATAAACTGTAGAAAATTAAGTATAAAAAAGCTAGCTGAACATATTTATGCATTTTATAACAATTTTGTAGTTTGCAACTTCATCTGAAATAGCGTATACCGACAAAATTCCATCTGCTAAGTAAAATACTTTGAAAAATACACCATTCCACCATATAATAGAATAGACACAAAAGAGAAATACGGGGGATCGGAAATGGAATTTTTGGTAATTGCACTAGTAATCGTTTTTGGATTTCTGATGTTCAGATTCTTTAGACAACGAAATTTCTTAAAAACTTTGACGGAAGATCAATTTCGTGAAGGTTATCGCAAAGCTCAACTAATTGATGTGCGGGAGCCTCAAGAATTTAAAAAAGGTCACATCCTTGGAGCACGTAACATACCGCTTACCCAGATGAAGCAGCGTCTTATCGAACTGAGAAAAGACAAGCCGGTGTATCTTTATTGTCAAAGCGGTTCCAGATCAGCAAGGGCTGCACAACTGCTCCATAAAAAGGGGTATGGGGATATTAGTCAGCTTAAAGGCGGATTTAAAAAATGGTCAGGAAAGATTAAATAAATGGACAGGAATTTTTCCTGTTCATTTTCTTTTATCGTAAGTTATTACATTGTATACGACAGATGCAGTAAAATGGCAACTACCCAACAGTATAGGGGCAGTTGCCATTTCTATGGAGTAAAGATTAACAAATCCTAACCATTATTTTTTTCTTTCTGATAACGCAATATCGGTTTTCTTGCTGCCGTTGTCTCATCCATCCGTTTTACGATGGTATTATGAGGTGCTTCCTGAACAAGCTCCGGATCATTCTTGGCCTCATCTGAAATGGAAAGCATAGTATCAATGAAACCATCCAGGGTTTCTTTCGCTTCGGTTTCTGTCGGCTCAACCATCAATGCCTCCTCAACGTTCAACGGGAAGTAAATGGTTGGTGGATGATAGCCATAGTCAAGCAGACGTTTGGCAATATCAAGTGTACGAACTCCTAATTTCTTCTGCTTTTTTCCGGATAATACAAATTCATGTTTACAGTGCTGCGGGTATGGCAAAGCATATTCCTTCTCCAGTTTCCGCATCATATAGTTTGCATTAAGGACCGCATATTCACTAACTTTCTTCAAACCTTCTGCACCCATTGTCCGGATATAAGTGTATGCCCGAAGATTTATACCAAAGTTGCCATAGTATGGTTTAACCCGACCAATTGACTGTGGACGGTCATAATCGAACAGATATTCATTGTCCCGTTTCACCAGCAGTGGTTTTGGCAAAAAGGCTGCCAGCTCATCCGACACACCGACCGGACCAGAACCAGGGCCTCCACCACCGTGTGGACCTGTAAACGTCTTGTGCAGATTCAGATGCACAACATCGAAGCCCATATCGCCGGGACGCGTATAGCCCATAATAGCATTCAAATTGGCTCCATCATAGTACAATTTGCCGCCGACACCATGGATGACTTCGGCCATTTCCAGAATTTCCGTCTCGAACAGCCCAAGCGTGTTGGGATTCGTCAGCATAAGTGCAGCAGTTTCCTCACTGACAACCCGCTTCAAATCCTCCAAATCAACAAGGCCGTGTTCGTTCGTTTTTACCGTTACAGCATCAAAACCGGCGACTTTAGCTGAAGCAGGATTAGTCCCGTGCGCTGAATCCGGTACCACTACCTGTGTCCGGTTATAATCCCCGTTTGCTTCATGAAATGCGCGTATCATCATTAGACCGGTCCATTCACCTTGAGCACCTGCTGAAGGCTGGAGTGAAACCTCGTGCATTCCCGTTATTTCCTTTAATGACTCTTGCAAATCATACATCATTTCCATGGCGCCCTGGACAGTTTTTTCACCCTGCAATGGATGAATATGACTGAATCC is a window of Virgibacillus ihumii DNA encoding:
- a CDS encoding rhodanese-like domain-containing protein, producing the protein MEFLVIALVIVFGFLMFRFFRQRNFLKTLTEDQFREGYRKAQLIDVREPQEFKKGHILGARNIPLTQMKQRLIELRKDKPVYLYCQSGSRSARAAQLLHKKGYGDISQLKGGFKKWSGKIK
- a CDS encoding vitamin B12-dependent ribonucleotide reductase, whose amino-acid sequence is MSIAVEKSRNIDLQTLNEDIKLFPQVHPVTDDMKLTHKGVSRLVMLDRYAFKDTEKKTLKAGDFVVLTVKADPKFPARGLGYVKSVNWSSKQAKIKVDAEFSSVLDDEEEASSGIVTRPLDVIDKPLEIFYEQIAKRNATGLANVETSDEKQAKWFEKFNDELSSMNFIPAGRVLYGAGAETDVTYFNCYVMPYIRDSREGISDHRKQVMEIMSRGGGVGTNGSTLRPRNTLARGVNGKSSGSVSWLDDIAKLTHLVEQGGSRRGAQMIMLVDSHPDVMEFIISKMQNPRILRYLIENTEDEQIKRLAQEKLKFTPLTETESDLYQGILNYRSIPGQGGFTQAAFKEAEQKLLTGGTYSVHNPEFLTGANISVCITKDLMDAIENDEMYELRFPDVENYSPEEMTAYNEKWHEIGDVRKWEEMGYGVRVYNRVPARELWNLINICATYSAEPGIFYIDNANEMTNARAYGDQVVATNPCGEQPLAPYSVCNLAAVNLAEMADKETNQVNFEKLKQTVKTGVRMQDNVIDATPYFLEENKKQALGERRVGLGVMGLHDLLIYCQTEYGSTEGNKLVDQIFEAIATTAYRESIELAKEKGSFPFLTGKTDDETRSLREAFINTGYMKKMPEDIRQNILDHGIRNSHLLTVAPTGSTGTMVGVSTGLEPYFSFSYYRSGRLGKFIEVKADIVEEYLGRNQKDDTENLPDFFVTAMDLAPEAHADTQCVIQRWVDSSISKTVNAPKGYTVDQVEKVYRRLYNGGAKGGTVYVDGSRDTQVLTLKAEENSFGEQTELFDEDTEKPKVVLMDTIQELDKTNVTIGSEVGDTCPVCRKGSVEDIGGCNTCTSCGAQLKCGL
- the gcvPB gene encoding aminomethyl-transferring glycine dehydrogenase subunit GcvPB is translated as MANTDFPLIFERSKEGRTSYSFPELDVPETDLDSEFEDTYVRRDAPDLPEISELEIMRHYTALSNRNYGVDSGFYPLGSCTMKYNPKINEDVARLPGFSHIHPLQGEKTVQGAMEMMYDLQESLKEITGMHEVSLQPSAGAQGEWTGLMMIRAFHEANGDYNRTQVVVPDSAHGTNPASAKVAGFDAVTVKTNEHGLVDLEDLKRVVSEETAALMLTNPNTLGLFETEILEMAEVIHGVGGKLYYDGANLNAIMGYTRPGDMGFDVVHLNLHKTFTGPHGGGGPGSGPVGVSDELAAFLPKPLLVKRDNEYLFDYDRPQSIGRVKPYYGNFGINLRAYTYIRTMGAEGLKKVSEYAVLNANYMMRKLEKEYALPYPQHCKHEFVLSGKKQKKLGVRTLDIAKRLLDYGYHPPTIYFPLNVEEALMVEPTETEAKETLDGFIDTMLSISDEAKNDPELVQEAPHNTIVKRMDETTAARKPILRYQKEKNNG